ATGACAACTGAACTAACTTTATGAAAACTGAGAAAATCTTCAGGAAATAACTTGTAAGTGCCTTCAGCTTTTGTTTTGATTTCTGACAAACTATTCATCCCATTGTCAAGAATTTTTAAAATCGCTGCACAGATGTTTTAGTGTGAGCAACACAATGTTGGGCACATACATAATTATTGGCTAGGAGAATTGACTTCCTGACATATTTAGTCTTAGTGAAGTTGCTAGGCAACCAGTGGAGACTGCAGGAAGTCACTGCTCCCGGCAAAGAAACGTAAAACATGAGATCTCCTATTACACTGCAATGTGCTGAGCTTACACATTGGTTTTGGTACGGATTGATTAATAAGATATAACTTGTTAGGTACGTGTTGTCATATTTGGTTACTTTTGGACACAGCCAAGCTAGCAGATTTccactgtttccagtctttatgctaagctaaaaaCACCAGTGGCTGGCtgcagtttcattttaaagagccAGTGCAAGAGTAGAATCAATCTTCTCTagtaagaaaagtaaaaaagtatatttcccaaaatgttaaatgattCCATTACGATGCTGACAGACTAAAGCTCTGAAGCCTAATTGGACAAACCTGAAATTTGAGGCCCACTGTCATGGCAATGGCACAGCAGCACATCCCTCCCAGGCCAACCAGGGTAAGAGTACGCCTACCAGCTTTATCCACTAGTGCAACCTGGAACAAAGAGTAaattgtctgtttgtgtgtttttaaaagaatgtgtgaagaaaaataagacctgcacatactgtacatggcTATGTGTGTAAGTTTCTGTGTGCTTTACATCTGCATGTAGCTACTCACAGACACCATAGTGAAGATGGTGTTGATGACCCCCACTCCTATGGTGGCATAGACTGGTTGTCCAACACCAGCCAGTTCGAAGATAGATGTAGAgtaataaaatatcttaaagacaaaacaaatataactttTCCACGTTAATTAGAATCTCCAGTAATTATAAGAAATAGTTTGAGTGACATATAAGTAAATACACTAATACAATAGAGTAATACACATTTTAGGTAGAGAGAAGGTAAAGAGGCAGAGTGATGTATTTCTGAAGTTACTGTTAATGTGTTTATATGCTTATGacaataaaaccacaaatgtcattttatagcagattttaaataaatgttgcaCTCACAGCATTGATGCCAGACAACTGTTGGGAGAGGTGCATCATGAGCGCAACAAACAGCTGCTGCCTGTACACAGAGGAGCCAATCTGGGAGAGAAttacaaaacagtaaaatattgtCACTACATTTGTGTTATGAAGCACACAAGTAGAatgcatacatttttgtttaactTCTGACCAGGTGTAGTGTATTTCTTGtcctatttttttctgttttaaacaaTTACACTAGCTAGCTTTACAACTAGAGAATACATGCTGTTTCCAACAACATTATGTTTGTTTAACTGTGAAACAAGTGTTTTAATATGTTTACCGATTGGTGAAATTCCTGTTTTGGTTTCATAGAGGAATTGTTGGATAGAGAGGACCTCATCTGTAGCCTTTTTACAGTCGGTTACAATACAAAGCATATTTCTCATTAACTCAGTATctctaaaactgaaaaaatgaccatgttatatattaacattaacTATCAGAGAGTCAAGACATCCTGACATTGTCAGTGTACTTTGGTTGCTAATTAATTtggacaggaggaggaatgtTATATGTCAgcactattataattattgtggATGAGTGTTCTGATTGCACATAATGTTAACTAAAGTATTCCAACTCCAAACCCATAGTTCTCATAAACATGTTGCTGAAGAAGTAAAATTCATAGAATATAAGCAGACCATATTTCTTTATAGAGACCCACCAAAGAAAGGATAGAGACTCTGGGCTCCTTGTCTGcctgctctttctctttcctcatctcctccAGATCAGAAGTTGGATCATATGCCCCCTTTAGCCGATGTAGACCTGGAACAAAACACAGTGGAGGAGTCTAGCTATATAATGACTTATTtgcagtaaaaacaacaaaaacaacaatgtaaaaaatgtactaGTACTAAATTACTAGTACAATCCTTATTATCTGCAAATATCATGCATagcttttatactgtatgtctattTCTGAGTGAGTTCTGAGAGAGATAGATGACAGAGACAAAGGATTACTGTGTATAATTCTTACTTGTTCGAGCTTCTTGTTCTTTGCCCAATACAATATAAAGGTAGCGTGGACTCTCGGGGCACAGAGGCAGCATAAGGGATTGTAACAAAGCCGGAGCTCCAGACAGACCAAGCAAGATGGGCCACATAGTATCATTACCAAGTATGAAGTCCAGACCTAGTACCTACACTCACAtccacagacaaacacacatattgatGGTTTAGGTTACATGTTTAGTGTCATCCAGAGGAGATGCAGCTGCAGTGTGACTAAATGAGTGCACCTCACCTGGCTGAGTAGGATGCCAATTACAATAGCCAGTTGGTGTAATGTCCCCAAAGCTCCTCTGTAAGCCTTCGGTGCAATCTCTCCAATGTACATCGGCACTAGCCCAGATGACAACcctgacacacaacacacattatGAGCTAATTGacctaaaacaaaaatgaagtgCCATGGTTCCATGTGTAATTTGGGAGCACTTTATAATTTTCTCTTAAATATGAAACACTTAACTCTCAATATGATCCTAAAGTAGAAAATTCAAATCAAAGTTCAAACTTACCAATACGTGAATGTGCAGTGTAATGTGTATTTATCATTATGAATATtggttttatattgtattaGTTTGAATAGCAGTATAAATGAAAAGGCTTAACATTTGCTTTACTGTACCACAGTAAAATCCCATAACAGCACGGCCTGCAATGACCATGAAATGAGGTTTCCACATCCGGCTAAGACCCATCAGAAGTCCAGCAGCTACAGCCAGAAAGTTGACCATTAACATGCCCTTTACCCTGCAACAGAAAGTGATAGATGgtgatacagagagagacagatcaGTCATAAGGGTGTGCATACAGTACCATAGCATTATTCCATATTGATCCTGGTTTAACTTCAACTTTTAAATTATTTCCTGGCTAATGTTTAGCCCTTGTTTTCACTCAggtactgttttttttccaacttcAATTCTTTCTCTATGTTTCCTTATAATGTTAtactgtctctctcacctgcCTTTCAGGTCTCCCACAAATCCCACCAGGAAGGAGGATAACATGCCACCAATGGAAAAGATTGCCACCGACAATGACCAATACATGACCACAGAAGGATGTGCACCCGCCTCTGAGCTAGTGCTGTTTTCTGACAGCGCAGCAGCCTTCTCTGACCACACCCCCAATGATAGTCCATAATGCTTCTGAATGACCTAAGACATGGAAATTTGTTCATCAGCACAAAAGCATGGCTGCTGACTGAGAGACGCAGACCAAAAGGCAGccacaaaacaataaattattctttaaaacatgctgtgacaGTTATGACATAGGTCTTACACTgaattgaatacatttttgtcagttgaaacaaaataaatatcagaGGCCAACTGGAAAGTGGAAAGTGCTGCTTAAACACTGTTACTCCAGTACTGTGACACTACTGGAACTCTTTAAGTGACACACATTCATCAACAGTGTCATGTGACTGGTTTTGGGCTGTGTGTTCCCCAACAACCAATTGCTGTAATTTAAGAATATCTATATGTTAACATCTTGTTTTGAAGAAAATCCCTGCCATGCCTTCACAACTGGTGTCCTCTGTGTGGACACCATTGTATGAACACATTTGAGTTAgtaataacctttatttataaagcagaacacatttaaaatgcaaagagaataaaacaaaccataaaaagcCACAAAAGCCATGAAACTAATCAGattataaaaactaaaatataattaaataattgacTGTAATTTAACAGACAAGACAGAGTTTGCAGCCCTGATCTCCTCTTGCAAGTCGTTCTTAAGTCTACCCCTGGCTGTAAAGGCTCTGTCCCCTTTGTGCATCAATTTTAGATATAAAAACAATAGGGTCCTTGCCTTTCGGCTCCGTCCCTAACAAGAAATAATGCATCCAATGATCCGATGGGAGTGGTAATGGACATAGGGCATAAGTAATCTGATAGATAACTTGGAACAAGGCTTATCTGGGTTTTGTAAACATTCAATAAAACCTTAAAATCTCTTCTTAAAGCAACAGGTAGCCAATGTAGGGAAGCCAAGTTCAGTGACATGTGATGATGTTTCCTAGACCGAGTTAAAATCCTGGCAGCAGAACTATGGATGAGCTAGATTTTTGACTGGTGCCAGAGAGCAAGGAATTCCAGTAGTCCAATCGACTGGTTATGAAAGCATGAATgacatttttcagatttttggcAGAAAGAAATGGTTTAACccttaaaatctttaaaagcaCGATTGAACCACTGAATTAACATGTTTATCTAGGCTAAAACTTTGATCAAAATTGACATCAAGATTTCTGCAATGCTGAGTTATTGAATGAGTTATTGACAACAGGCCGACATTAACTTCTTTTTAGCATACTGTGGTAGCTCCACTACACAGTGCCATATGTATTCCATATAGGTCCAATGAAGGCAGATCTAACCACATGCTGGTCTGTatagggaagaggaggaactgAACAAGTGGATGTTCTCATCACGTGTCTTTTGACAGGGAATGAACTGAAATGCTGCAGACACCTTCGCTCAGAGAAACATCAGCATTTAGTGCATTCTAATATTGTTTGTCCTACCCCAACAAGACGTTTGGTGGAAACGGATTCAAAGTAGCTTGCAGAATTTCAGATGAAACAGttcttggttagggttagagttagggtctCATGATGGTGAGAAAAGGTTGGTCTGTTGCTTGATCTTTCAGATTGTTCTTATGCTGTCGCTACACTGCAGAAAAGTAATTACATTTATCCTACAGCGATCATGGCCATAGGATGGAGTAAACTTATCCTGACCAGCTAAACATGTCAGCATGCTGAGGCAATTAGATGGCCGAGAAGGAGAGTAAAGGCTTTGTTAAATTACCTGTTGAGGTGCATTGATGACACCCAGACTGTAGCCATACTGCAGGGAGCCCAGAGCTGCTGTGAACACAGCCACAGCCAGTGTCCCTGTTAGCTGCTGCAGGAGTAAAAGGTCAACAATGTGATAAGAAGCGCGCATGAATGCATGAACTTACAAACCAACACACAACTTAACATGAACGTCCACAGAAGAACGTAAGTAATTCAAACAGCTGTATTCACATAGTACACAGagtcacaaataaatacaaatgcagAAAACAGCTTTGTCTACTCCATTGATAGATGTATTAGTACTTTAAGGCAATCATAAGTATGCCTTTGTACATTACTTACAATGGTTACATAGTAATGCTTTtcaatgaaaaatgtatgtacTCATCATTTGAATGGAGATCTCTCTGTGGAAGgcaatttatgatttatgatgaaAATGTCTTTTGAAAACTGACAAAAGTGCAAAGGACAGATGAGTCACCGTTGGATAAAAACCCAAACCATGTTCTCATTTAAAACTACTAATTTCTTCAGGTCAGCTGCTTGCAAATATTGCTtgcatgatttaaaataaagagaaagaataaataacTATTTCATGAAAAAATATGAGTAAAGAATGTATTTGTCAAGAATTGCTTTACCTTTCCCGACTCCATGACAAGTCCAGAGTGTCAACCAGTCCTCAGCCAAGAAGATACTGTAGGTAATGATCAGTGAATGCTGCAGTATCACGCAGTGTGCACTCACTAATCGAccaacacatgcatgcacacgtgtgcacggacacacacacatctacactaCTGACAGAACAATTACACATGAATGAAGCTGTGGCctaatattcatatatatatatatatatacaaacacattacTTTTAtgggatgggggtggggggatttAATGATAATCACTTTGACAAAAAGTCTGAAATCTAATTTGGAAAACACTGGGTTCAGGATTGTATAAGTGGTGTTACATGATGGCACACTGTGGATGTTGATATTCTGTATATTACAATCAATAATAGAATGCAAAATTACCACCAAATAGCAAAAACAAGCACCTGTTGTTGCTCAGATGCAACCCTGTTCTTTGATAGTAATACTGACATCTGGGCACCACTctgtatctctccctctctcacgcacatgacacacacactattgCAGTTAATGATACACTTAGGGGCGGGCAAAGTCTAAGGGGTCTAAGCCGAAGCTGATACAAAGTGCACACTTGCAAAACAGGCATCCATGAAAAAACACGACTCCAGAAGGACAGCATAATGCTCtagtttcatttatttctctcttaCAGCATCTCttttacaaaacaaataaatcccAAAACAGGACATTAGTAATGCTctttcaaaaataaagaaaacaggaaataaactgaataaagaaTACAGTGGTTTTGTCTTTGAAAGGAGAGTCCTCAGTGTAATGACCATCAGCATTTCCAATGGGAAGAGTGAGTTTCATAATGGACAAACATAGTATTAATGCCCCATTCACACTTGCTCATTAatcatacacacaaatgcatgcacacacacccacacaaacacacccacacacacacacccacacacccacacacacatagggaAGACAGTGGTTTCTTCAGCTCGGCTCTTTATTGCTAAAATGTTAGCCTGCTCCCCCTAACAGAGATCAGTGAACCTAACTTACAGCTGCACAGGAACAACTACTCAATGCAAGTGTAAAAAGTCCTTTAAAATATACCAGAAACCTGTTTAACTGAAACACTTGATTCAGGTGATGATTATGTCATTGGGGAACGTGTATTCTTTTGTGTCATCTCAACTTGGTCAACCATAGGCCAACACTGCTACAGTATATCcaacaaaaaaagactaatCTGCATTATATTGCTCTCCAACATGGATGAGTATGCATTAACTAGTCCACCCTCAATAGTGTTATAAATAGAATACAGTATGTATTAATGATTTAGAATGAAATTGTAAGGTTGTATCATGTTCAGTTACTCCTTTCAAAGAATAAATCAAGTCTCAGCTTCGTTAATGCACATCTCCATTAGGAAAGGCAAATAACATCAACTATGTGTTAAAAGTTAGATcataacacaaagaaaacagtgTAAAGTGAGCCTGTAGGCAATAGAAATTTGAATTATAATGTAAGTGATAAACTTTTGGCCTCTGTTTTAGTTTTGCTTACATCATGCTAGGCACCGTTCAAACAGTTAGGAGCCAAAATCAGAAGAACCAATCACACAGGAGCATGACTCAAAGAGGACACCACAGCTTTCAACAATGAGTGcattcacatgcacacagtatTCGGGGTACCGGCTCATAtcctgttcaggtcaaattcaGGTTGAGGCGTTAATATGGTTCTTCATGTCACTTTGTTTACAAATAGCCATATAATTTTGAATATTTCTGTGtcaaaggaaagagaaaaaatactcaaaaaatCAACCTCTAATATTACCTATTTCAAAATGCATGGTGTTTAGATACACCAACTCATAAACGTCATACCAAGAAGATACTATCATAAATCTGCATGTAAATACACTCAGTGTTGCTTTGATCATATTAAGGTCAgagttcacacacagagactgaaTTACTTGACTCTTTTTCTAGACACTGACTTCAATGTCACACTTTGATTCAAACTTGATTTGAATGGGATTAATTTCCACATCAagtgaaacacacacgcacacacacactgacatacactCCTGATTCAGGGACACACATGTGCTGTACAATTCATCAAGCTTcaagactgactgactccaaactgttacacagaaaaaggaaaagaacagaACTAAACATATATGTAATGAACAGAATGACACTCTCATTGTTCATtgtaatattacagtatatCTGATGCAGCACCTTCAGAATTTAAAGACTTTAAGAaaggtgtgatgatgatgatgatgatgttggtgatgatggGGGTTGACAGGAGGAGGGAcgcagaaagaaaggaagcaaagtGGACCagtgatttcattttaaagggACACAGACATCATGTTTGCATACTGTTACAACCTGCCTATGACAGCAGTGTCTCATTGCACCTCTATCAGCAAAAATGCAATTGAAGATTAAATCAAAATTCAGTCTACTTGGAGCCTGAAATGATGACAAGAAGAGGAagtaggggaggaggaggaggaggggagtgaCACAGAAGAAAATCAATCAGGTTTTCTGCTCTCACCACCAATATTCAGAGTAGATTTGTCATTTCTCAGCTGCCCTCCCTGCACTGTCATATTCAGAAGTATATATTTAAATCTAGATTAAATTGGATTATCTATTCTTCCTTCAGCCTGTGTGGTGTAGTTCTCAGGGAATGGAC
This is a stretch of genomic DNA from Scomber japonicus isolate fScoJap1 chromosome 16, fScoJap1.pri, whole genome shotgun sequence. It encodes these proteins:
- the slc2a2 gene encoding solute carrier family 2, facilitated glucose transporter member 2 isoform X1 — encoded protein: MESGKQLTGTLAVAVFTAALGSLQYGYSLGVINAPQQVIQKHYGLSLGVWSEKAAALSENSTSSEAGAHPSVVMYWSLSVAIFSIGGMLSSFLVGFVGDLKGRVKGMLMVNFLAVAAGLLMGLSRMWKPHFMVIAGRAVMGFYCGLSSGLVPMYIGEIAPKAYRGALGTLHQLAIVIGILLSQVLGLDFILGNDTMWPILLGLSGAPALLQSLMLPLCPESPRYLYIVLGKEQEARTSLHRLKGAYDPTSDLEEMRKEKEQADKEPRVSILSLIGSSVYRQQLFVALMMHLSQQLSGINAIFYYSTSIFELAGVGQPVYATIGVGVINTIFTMVSVALVDKAGRRTLTLVGLGGMCCCAIAMTVGLKFQDSYSWMTYVSLSGVFLFVSFFEIGPGPIPWFIVAELFSQGPRPAAIALAGCCNWTSNFIIGMTFPYIQTWLGSYVFILFAVMLFGFTVFTYLRVPETKGKTFEEIAEVFKKGQKTKKAQSPKDETELQQLKTSSDA
- the slc2a2 gene encoding solute carrier family 2, facilitated glucose transporter member 2 isoform X2; translated protein: MYIGEIAPKAYRGALGTLHQLAIVIGILLSQVLGLDFILGNDTMWPILLGLSGAPALLQSLMLPLCPESPRYLYIVLGKEQEARTSLHRLKGAYDPTSDLEEMRKEKEQADKEPRVSILSLIGSSVYRQQLFVALMMHLSQQLSGINAIFYYSTSIFELAGVGQPVYATIGVGVINTIFTMVSVALVDKAGRRTLTLVGLGGMCCCAIAMTVGLKFQDSYSWMTYVSLSGVFLFVSFFEIGPGPIPWFIVAELFSQGPRPAAIALAGCCNWTSNFIIGMTFPYIQTWLGSYVFILFAVMLFGFTVFTYLRVPETKGKTFEEIAEVFKKGQKTKKAQSPKDETELQQLKTSSDA